From Daucus carota subsp. sativus chromosome 6, DH1 v3.0, whole genome shotgun sequence, the proteins below share one genomic window:
- the LOC108224331 gene encoding dihydroflavonol 4-reductase isoform X1, with translation MGGERTVSVTGASGYIGSFLVKRLLQRGYHVRATVRDPGNQKKVKHLLELANASTHLSLWKAELAEEGGYDDAIQGCQGVFHVAAPVELINQSQDGGQEEEIESTTLNGILSIMRSCSKAKTVKRLVYTSTTGTITVQPQPPAVSEFTEDLWSDIDLCYQHKMYGWMYVVAKTIAEKAAWKYAEENGIDMVTVHPSLVLGPFITPYTNISIDAAISLYTKDEAGIASLKKLNGFSAVHVDDVCNAHIYLFENPLAKGRYICSSHGVNIFEIAHSLSLKYPDRNIPTQFEGLDEAQKIIPCSSKKLMDLGFEFAHKKKDTSDLCVETIESYRERASCDPKSMMVSALSSSQA, from the exons ATGGGGGGAGAAAGGACAGTGAGCGTGACAGGTGCATCAGGGTACATAGGTTCCTTTCTTGTCAAGAGACTTCTGCAAAGAGGATATCATGTTCGAGCTACTGTTCGTGATCCTG GCAACCAAAAGAAAGTGAAGCATCTCTTGGAGCTTGCTAATGCCAGTACACATTTGAGCTTGTGGAAAGCCGAGTTGGCTGAGGAAGGTGGCTATGATGATGCAATTCAGGGTTGCCAAGGTGTCTTTCATGTTGCCGCCCCTGTGGAACTAATTAACCAAAGCCAAGATGGG GGACAGGAAGAAGAGATAGAATCAACAACATTGAATGGAATACTGAGCATTATGAGATCATGCTCCAAGGCCAAAACTGTAAAGAGGTTAGTTTACACCTCAACTACAGGAACCATTACCGTGCAGCCGCAACCCCCTGCCGTTTCCGAATTCACCGAGGATCTTTGGTCTGATATTGACTTATGCTACCAGCACAAGATGTACGGCTGG ATGTATGTGGTAGCGAAAACTATTGCAGAGAAAGCTGCATGGAAATATGCCGAAGAGAATGGAATTGATATGGTCACTGTCCATCCTTCCCTTGTACTCGGCCCTTTCATAACTCCTTATACTAACATAAGTATTGACGCTGCAATTTCCTTATATACTA aaGATGAAGCAGGCATTGCTTCGCTGAAGAAGCTGAATGGATTTTCTGCCGTGCATGTGGATGACGTCTGCAATGCTCATATATACCTCTTCGAGAATCCTCTAGCCAAGGGAAGATACATATGCTCCTCTCATGGTGTTAACATATTTGAAATTGCCCATTCACTTAGCCTCAAGTACCCAGACAGGAATATACCAACTCA ATTTGAGGGATTGGACGAGgcacaaaaaatcataccctgTTCGTCAAAGAAGCTGATGGACCTTGGTTTTGAGTTTGCACACAAAAAGAAAGATACTAGCGACTTGTGCGTTGAAACCATCGAATCATACAGAGAAAGGGCTAGCTGTGATCCTAAATCTATGATGGTTTCAGCTTTATCCTCATCACAAGCATAA
- the LOC108224331 gene encoding dihydroflavonol 4-reductase isoform X2, with amino-acid sequence MGGERTVSVTGASGYIGSFLVKRLLQRGYHVRATVRDPGNQKKVKHLLELANASTHLSLWKAELAEEGGYDDAIQGCQGVFHVAAPVELINQSQDGGQEEEIESTTLNGILSIMRSCSKAKTVKRLVYTSTTGTITVQPQPPAVSEFTEDLWSDIDLCYQHKMYGWMYVVAKTIAEKAAWKYAEENGIDMVTVHPSLVLGPFITPYTNISIDAAISLYTNEAGIASLKKLNGFSAVHVDDVCNAHIYLFENPLAKGRYICSSHGVNIFEIAHSLSLKYPDRNIPTQFEGLDEAQKIIPCSSKKLMDLGFEFAHKKKDTSDLCVETIESYRERASCDPKSMMVSALSSSQA; translated from the exons ATGGGGGGAGAAAGGACAGTGAGCGTGACAGGTGCATCAGGGTACATAGGTTCCTTTCTTGTCAAGAGACTTCTGCAAAGAGGATATCATGTTCGAGCTACTGTTCGTGATCCTG GCAACCAAAAGAAAGTGAAGCATCTCTTGGAGCTTGCTAATGCCAGTACACATTTGAGCTTGTGGAAAGCCGAGTTGGCTGAGGAAGGTGGCTATGATGATGCAATTCAGGGTTGCCAAGGTGTCTTTCATGTTGCCGCCCCTGTGGAACTAATTAACCAAAGCCAAGATGGG GGACAGGAAGAAGAGATAGAATCAACAACATTGAATGGAATACTGAGCATTATGAGATCATGCTCCAAGGCCAAAACTGTAAAGAGGTTAGTTTACACCTCAACTACAGGAACCATTACCGTGCAGCCGCAACCCCCTGCCGTTTCCGAATTCACCGAGGATCTTTGGTCTGATATTGACTTATGCTACCAGCACAAGATGTACGGCTGG ATGTATGTGGTAGCGAAAACTATTGCAGAGAAAGCTGCATGGAAATATGCCGAAGAGAATGGAATTGATATGGTCACTGTCCATCCTTCCCTTGTACTCGGCCCTTTCATAACTCCTTATACTAACATAAGTATTGACGCTGCAATTTCCTTATATACTA ATGAAGCAGGCATTGCTTCGCTGAAGAAGCTGAATGGATTTTCTGCCGTGCATGTGGATGACGTCTGCAATGCTCATATATACCTCTTCGAGAATCCTCTAGCCAAGGGAAGATACATATGCTCCTCTCATGGTGTTAACATATTTGAAATTGCCCATTCACTTAGCCTCAAGTACCCAGACAGGAATATACCAACTCA ATTTGAGGGATTGGACGAGgcacaaaaaatcataccctgTTCGTCAAAGAAGCTGATGGACCTTGGTTTTGAGTTTGCACACAAAAAGAAAGATACTAGCGACTTGTGCGTTGAAACCATCGAATCATACAGAGAAAGGGCTAGCTGTGATCCTAAATCTATGATGGTTTCAGCTTTATCCTCATCACAAGCATAA
- the LOC108224331 gene encoding dihydroflavonol 4-reductase isoform X4 has translation MGGERTVSVTGASGYIGSFLVKRLLQRGYHVRATVRDPGNQKKVKHLLELANASTHLSLWKAELAEEGGYDDAIQGCQGVFHVAAPVELINQSQDGEEEIESTTLNGILSIMRSCSKAKTVKRLVYTSTTGTITVQPQPPAVSEFTEDLWSDIDLCYQHKMYGWMYVVAKTIAEKAAWKYAEENGIDMVTVHPSLVLGPFITPYTNISIDAAISLYTNEAGIASLKKLNGFSAVHVDDVCNAHIYLFENPLAKGRYICSSHGVNIFEIAHSLSLKYPDRNIPTQFEGLDEAQKIIPCSSKKLMDLGFEFAHKKKDTSDLCVETIESYRERASCDPKSMMVSALSSSQA, from the exons ATGGGGGGAGAAAGGACAGTGAGCGTGACAGGTGCATCAGGGTACATAGGTTCCTTTCTTGTCAAGAGACTTCTGCAAAGAGGATATCATGTTCGAGCTACTGTTCGTGATCCTG GCAACCAAAAGAAAGTGAAGCATCTCTTGGAGCTTGCTAATGCCAGTACACATTTGAGCTTGTGGAAAGCCGAGTTGGCTGAGGAAGGTGGCTATGATGATGCAATTCAGGGTTGCCAAGGTGTCTTTCATGTTGCCGCCCCTGTGGAACTAATTAACCAAAGCCAAGATGGG GAAGAAGAGATAGAATCAACAACATTGAATGGAATACTGAGCATTATGAGATCATGCTCCAAGGCCAAAACTGTAAAGAGGTTAGTTTACACCTCAACTACAGGAACCATTACCGTGCAGCCGCAACCCCCTGCCGTTTCCGAATTCACCGAGGATCTTTGGTCTGATATTGACTTATGCTACCAGCACAAGATGTACGGCTGG ATGTATGTGGTAGCGAAAACTATTGCAGAGAAAGCTGCATGGAAATATGCCGAAGAGAATGGAATTGATATGGTCACTGTCCATCCTTCCCTTGTACTCGGCCCTTTCATAACTCCTTATACTAACATAAGTATTGACGCTGCAATTTCCTTATATACTA ATGAAGCAGGCATTGCTTCGCTGAAGAAGCTGAATGGATTTTCTGCCGTGCATGTGGATGACGTCTGCAATGCTCATATATACCTCTTCGAGAATCCTCTAGCCAAGGGAAGATACATATGCTCCTCTCATGGTGTTAACATATTTGAAATTGCCCATTCACTTAGCCTCAAGTACCCAGACAGGAATATACCAACTCA ATTTGAGGGATTGGACGAGgcacaaaaaatcataccctgTTCGTCAAAGAAGCTGATGGACCTTGGTTTTGAGTTTGCACACAAAAAGAAAGATACTAGCGACTTGTGCGTTGAAACCATCGAATCATACAGAGAAAGGGCTAGCTGTGATCCTAAATCTATGATGGTTTCAGCTTTATCCTCATCACAAGCATAA
- the LOC108224331 gene encoding dihydroflavonol 4-reductase isoform X3, with protein sequence MGGERTVSVTGASGYIGSFLVKRLLQRGYHVRATVRDPGNQKKVKHLLELANASTHLSLWKAELAEEGGYDDAIQGCQGVFHVAAPVELINQSQDGEEEIESTTLNGILSIMRSCSKAKTVKRLVYTSTTGTITVQPQPPAVSEFTEDLWSDIDLCYQHKMYGWMYVVAKTIAEKAAWKYAEENGIDMVTVHPSLVLGPFITPYTNISIDAAISLYTKDEAGIASLKKLNGFSAVHVDDVCNAHIYLFENPLAKGRYICSSHGVNIFEIAHSLSLKYPDRNIPTQFEGLDEAQKIIPCSSKKLMDLGFEFAHKKKDTSDLCVETIESYRERASCDPKSMMVSALSSSQA encoded by the exons ATGGGGGGAGAAAGGACAGTGAGCGTGACAGGTGCATCAGGGTACATAGGTTCCTTTCTTGTCAAGAGACTTCTGCAAAGAGGATATCATGTTCGAGCTACTGTTCGTGATCCTG GCAACCAAAAGAAAGTGAAGCATCTCTTGGAGCTTGCTAATGCCAGTACACATTTGAGCTTGTGGAAAGCCGAGTTGGCTGAGGAAGGTGGCTATGATGATGCAATTCAGGGTTGCCAAGGTGTCTTTCATGTTGCCGCCCCTGTGGAACTAATTAACCAAAGCCAAGATGGG GAAGAAGAGATAGAATCAACAACATTGAATGGAATACTGAGCATTATGAGATCATGCTCCAAGGCCAAAACTGTAAAGAGGTTAGTTTACACCTCAACTACAGGAACCATTACCGTGCAGCCGCAACCCCCTGCCGTTTCCGAATTCACCGAGGATCTTTGGTCTGATATTGACTTATGCTACCAGCACAAGATGTACGGCTGG ATGTATGTGGTAGCGAAAACTATTGCAGAGAAAGCTGCATGGAAATATGCCGAAGAGAATGGAATTGATATGGTCACTGTCCATCCTTCCCTTGTACTCGGCCCTTTCATAACTCCTTATACTAACATAAGTATTGACGCTGCAATTTCCTTATATACTA aaGATGAAGCAGGCATTGCTTCGCTGAAGAAGCTGAATGGATTTTCTGCCGTGCATGTGGATGACGTCTGCAATGCTCATATATACCTCTTCGAGAATCCTCTAGCCAAGGGAAGATACATATGCTCCTCTCATGGTGTTAACATATTTGAAATTGCCCATTCACTTAGCCTCAAGTACCCAGACAGGAATATACCAACTCA ATTTGAGGGATTGGACGAGgcacaaaaaatcataccctgTTCGTCAAAGAAGCTGATGGACCTTGGTTTTGAGTTTGCACACAAAAAGAAAGATACTAGCGACTTGTGCGTTGAAACCATCGAATCATACAGAGAAAGGGCTAGCTGTGATCCTAAATCTATGATGGTTTCAGCTTTATCCTCATCACAAGCATAA